Proteins found in one Aquibium microcysteis genomic segment:
- a CDS encoding ABC transporter permease: MLRHVARTLVKMVVTLFVIVTLVFFATRLSGDPIDYVVGQGITQEDRELLTRYYGLDASIWEQYVRFLGSFVDGQFGLSFVERRPVADIVAERLWPSLQLLLSGVGLTILVAVPLGILAAIHRSNWIGSTVMTIAFIGYAVPNFVLAVFMVLVFAFTLNWLPVVGNATPWHFIMPTITLAAGLIAALTRFTRNAMLDVLSQDFMRTARAKGLPEAVVILKHGFSNASITILSVLGLQIAGLAAAGNVVVEAIFAWPGIGDLLVNAAILRDFPVLQFAVLAVAFAVVIVNGAIDMAYAYADPRIRLGRA; encoded by the coding sequence ATGCTGCGCCACGTCGCCCGCACGCTCGTCAAGATGGTCGTCACGCTGTTCGTGATCGTGACGCTGGTCTTCTTCGCCACGCGCCTCTCGGGCGATCCGATCGATTACGTTGTGGGGCAGGGGATCACGCAGGAGGACCGGGAGCTTCTGACGCGCTACTACGGTCTCGATGCGTCGATATGGGAGCAGTACGTCCGCTTTCTCGGCTCCTTCGTCGACGGCCAGTTCGGCCTGTCCTTCGTCGAGCGGCGGCCGGTGGCCGACATCGTCGCGGAACGCCTCTGGCCCTCGCTGCAGCTGCTCCTGTCGGGCGTCGGCCTCACCATCCTCGTCGCCGTCCCGCTCGGCATCCTCGCGGCGATCCACAGGAGCAACTGGATCGGCAGCACGGTGATGACCATCGCCTTTATCGGCTATGCGGTGCCGAACTTCGTGCTCGCCGTCTTCATGGTGCTGGTCTTCGCCTTCACGCTGAACTGGCTGCCCGTGGTCGGCAATGCGACGCCGTGGCACTTCATCATGCCCACCATCACGCTCGCCGCCGGGCTGATCGCGGCGCTGACACGCTTCACGCGCAACGCCATGCTCGACGTGCTCAGCCAGGACTTCATGCGCACTGCCCGAGCCAAGGGCCTGCCCGAAGCCGTCGTCATCCTGAAGCACGGCTTCTCCAATGCCTCGATCACCATCCTGTCGGTGCTCGGGTTGCAGATCGCGGGACTGGCTGCGGCCGGCAACGTCGTCGTCGAGGCGATCTTCGCCTGGCCCGGCATCGGCGACCTGCTCGTCAACGCGGCGATCCTGCGCGACTTCCCGGTGCTGCAGTTCGCCGTGCTCGCGGTCGCCTTCGCGGTGGTCATCGTCAACGGGGCGATCGACATGGCCTATGCCTATGCCGATCCCCGCATCCGGCTGGGGAGGGCATGA
- a CDS encoding ABC transporter ATP-binding protein, translated as MANAVLHVADVHKSFGGLRALSDIDLQVMEGTTHAIIGPNGAGKSTLLNVCIGRIAPDTGAVVFDGQVITGKQPHEINQMGVVRVFQTPEIFPDLSLLHNVMVPAFAKRDGSFRLNALQATSRQTAIREEAEHWLEDVGLYKQRDTLAASLSRGDKRRLELAMGLVQHPRLLLLDEPTAGMSRHDTNSTIDLLRKFKERGMTKVIIEHDMHVVFSLADRVTVLAQGRIIADGKPDEVRGNPVVQEAYLGGAH; from the coding sequence ATGGCAAACGCTGTTCTTCACGTCGCCGACGTCCACAAGAGCTTCGGCGGGCTGAGAGCCCTGTCCGACATCGACCTCCAGGTGATGGAGGGGACGACTCATGCCATCATCGGTCCGAACGGCGCGGGCAAGTCGACCCTGCTCAACGTCTGTATCGGCCGGATCGCGCCCGACACCGGTGCGGTCGTCTTCGACGGTCAGGTCATCACGGGCAAGCAGCCGCACGAGATCAACCAGATGGGCGTGGTGCGGGTGTTCCAGACGCCGGAGATCTTTCCCGATCTCTCGCTCCTGCACAATGTGATGGTTCCCGCCTTCGCCAAGCGGGACGGCTCGTTCCGCCTCAACGCCCTGCAGGCGACGTCGCGCCAGACGGCGATCCGAGAGGAGGCCGAGCACTGGCTGGAGGATGTCGGACTCTACAAGCAGCGCGACACGCTCGCCGCCAGCCTGTCGCGCGGCGACAAGCGCCGGCTGGAACTGGCGATGGGGCTCGTCCAGCACCCGCGCCTGCTGCTGCTCGACGAGCCGACCGCCGGCATGTCGCGGCACGATACCAATTCCACCATCGATCTCCTGCGCAAGTTCAAGGAGCGCGGCATGACCAAGGTGATCATCGAGCACGACATGCACGTCGTGTTCTCGCTCGCCGACCGCGTCACCGTCCTCGCCCAGGGCCGGATCATCGCCGACGGCAAGCCGGACGAGGTCCGCGGCAATCCGGTCGTCCAGGAAGCCTATCTCGGGGGAGCGCACTGA
- a CDS encoding ABC transporter ATP-binding protein — translation MNAMTMPAPAAAATGARPFFSVRDIHAYYGESYIVQGVSFDVQEGDIVALLGRNGAGKTSTLRTLARALDPQLKSGEIWLNGEAIHKLRDFQAAGKGIQLVQEDRRIIPGLTVEENLKLAQIAEPKGWSIEKIYDHFPRLAERRRQDGVTLSGGEQQMLAVARALARDLKLLLLDEPYEGLAPVIVQEIERIVEQIKALGITTIIVEQNAVAALELANRALILDMGQIVFDGTAQAVLDNVELRNEYLAI, via the coding sequence ATGAACGCCATGACCATGCCGGCTCCGGCGGCCGCCGCGACCGGTGCCCGCCCCTTCTTCAGCGTTCGAGACATCCACGCCTATTATGGCGAGAGCTACATCGTTCAGGGCGTCAGCTTCGACGTCCAGGAGGGGGACATCGTCGCGTTGCTGGGACGCAACGGTGCCGGCAAGACCTCGACGCTGCGGACGCTGGCGCGTGCGCTCGATCCGCAGCTGAAGAGCGGCGAGATCTGGCTCAACGGCGAGGCGATCCACAAGCTGCGCGATTTTCAGGCGGCGGGGAAGGGCATCCAGCTCGTCCAGGAGGACCGGCGCATCATTCCCGGCCTGACCGTGGAGGAAAACCTGAAGCTGGCGCAGATCGCCGAGCCGAAGGGATGGTCGATCGAGAAGATCTACGATCATTTCCCGCGCCTGGCCGAACGCCGCCGTCAGGACGGCGTGACGCTCTCCGGCGGCGAGCAGCAGATGCTGGCGGTGGCCCGCGCGCTCGCCCGCGACCTCAAGCTGCTTCTGCTCGACGAACCCTATGAGGGGCTCGCTCCGGTCATCGTCCAGGAGATCGAGCGCATCGTCGAGCAGATCAAGGCGCTCGGCATCACCACCATCATCGTCGAGCAGAACGCGGTGGCCGCGCTCGAACTGGCAAACCGGGCGCTGATCCTCGACATGGGACAGATCGTCTTCGACGGCACGGCGCAGGCGGTGCTCGACAATGTCGAGCTGCGCAACGAATACCTGGCGATCTGA
- a CDS encoding LysR family transcriptional regulator, whose translation MSVSPTRIRAVNAVAASGSFAAAARLLGISQPAVSQHVKGIEEKFGVRLFLRRNGALHPTPLCLELCDVAERLTEAESAATRILTRRNALADGHLSVGLGNSMPGMALIALFNRRHPSVSISVQTGSFEEITTAVITRRVDVGVLPNLPDDGRFRRELLVRQQVVAIVNADSELATEAFLTCEQLIAAPLVFRTRGSSTQRVVDRAFSAAGLNPVPLLTLDTRDGVYEAVANGIGVGFMWREGTGRTDAIRRIPVREMERLYDEVVFSPRDDAGQVTEAFFAAARVFAGAVRAEMAAKGLPEAAAF comes from the coding sequence TTGTCCGTTTCGCCCACCCGCATCCGCGCCGTGAACGCCGTCGCCGCATCGGGTTCCTTCGCCGCAGCGGCGCGTCTGCTCGGGATCTCCCAGCCGGCGGTCTCCCAGCATGTGAAGGGGATCGAGGAGAAGTTCGGCGTGCGCCTGTTCCTGCGCCGCAACGGGGCGCTGCACCCGACGCCCCTGTGCCTGGAACTCTGCGACGTGGCGGAGCGGTTGACGGAGGCGGAAAGCGCGGCGACCCGCATCCTCACCCGCCGCAACGCGCTCGCCGACGGCCATCTGTCGGTCGGGCTCGGCAATTCGATGCCCGGCATGGCGCTGATCGCGCTGTTCAACAGGCGCCACCCGTCGGTGTCGATCTCGGTGCAGACCGGCTCCTTCGAAGAGATCACCACCGCCGTCATCACCCGCCGCGTCGACGTCGGCGTGCTGCCGAACCTGCCGGACGACGGACGCTTCCGGCGCGAACTGCTGGTGCGCCAGCAGGTCGTCGCGATCGTCAACGCCGACAGCGAACTGGCGACGGAGGCGTTTCTGACCTGCGAGCAGCTGATCGCCGCACCGCTCGTCTTTCGCACACGGGGATCCTCGACCCAGCGTGTCGTGGATCGGGCGTTCAGCGCAGCGGGATTGAACCCCGTCCCGCTGCTCACCCTCGACACGCGCGACGGCGTCTACGAGGCGGTCGCCAACGGCATCGGCGTCGGCTTCATGTGGCGCGAAGGCACCGGCCGGACGGATGCGATCCGGCGCATCCCGGTGCGCGAGATGGAACGTCTCTACGACGAGGTGGTGTTTTCGCCGCGGGACGACGCCGGACAGGTGACCGAAGCCTTCTTCGCCGCCGCCAGGGTCTTCGCCGGTGCGGTCCGGGCCGAGATGGCGGCGAAGGGCCTGCCCGAGGCGGCCGCTTTCTGA
- a CDS encoding HAD-IIA family hydrolase: MTDETIRIGDIAQASVDGCAAIFCDLDGCLVSGGHVYPNVRDFVTRHSDRLWIVSNNSSDTADTLSARMRLLGLEVGAGRILLAGEQAVRRIAARRPGAAVLVYAEAPIRDLARSLGLRIETRRPDFVLLARDPGFSVRDLARLIDEVQDGARLVVTNVDTVHPDDRGRPVPETGAIVAAVRACVPSIRFTSIGKPAPDLVELGLRLSGAIPAACVFIGDNAGTDGVAASAAGVRFVHLRRMTANGPPAAGALAMPDAAAAGGSI; encoded by the coding sequence GTGACCGACGAGACGATCAGGATAGGAGACATCGCACAGGCGTCCGTCGATGGATGCGCCGCGATCTTCTGCGACCTCGACGGATGCCTCGTTTCGGGCGGACATGTCTATCCCAACGTCCGGGACTTCGTCACCCGCCATTCCGACCGCCTCTGGATCGTGTCGAACAATTCGTCCGACACCGCCGATACGCTGTCGGCGCGGATGCGCTTGCTCGGGCTTGAGGTCGGTGCGGGCCGCATCCTGCTCGCCGGGGAGCAGGCGGTGCGGCGGATCGCGGCGCGGCGGCCGGGTGCGGCCGTCCTGGTCTATGCCGAGGCGCCGATCCGCGATCTCGCCCGATCGCTCGGGTTGCGGATCGAGACCCGCAGGCCCGACTTCGTGCTTCTGGCACGCGATCCCGGCTTCAGTGTTCGTGACCTCGCCCGGCTGATCGACGAGGTCCAGGACGGCGCGCGCCTCGTCGTCACCAACGTCGACACCGTACATCCCGACGACCGGGGCCGACCGGTTCCCGAGACCGGAGCGATCGTCGCGGCGGTCCGGGCCTGCGTTCCGTCGATCCGCTTCACCAGCATCGGCAAGCCGGCGCCGGACCTGGTCGAACTCGGGCTCCGGCTCAGCGGCGCTATACCCGCCGCCTGCGTCTTCATCGGCGACAATGCGGGCACCGACGGGGTCGCGGCTTCGGCGGCGGGCGTCCGCTTCGTCCATCTGCGGCGCATGACCGCGAACGGACCGCCGGCTGCCGGTGCGCTGGCGATGCCGGACGCGGCCGCCGCCGGGGGATCGATCTGA
- a CDS encoding winged helix-turn-helix domain-containing protein, which produces MKSAAQQPAVRIRIVFGEGEMIGPGKADLLERIESTGSISAAGREMGMSYKRAWMLVETLNAMFREPLVESTRGGPHGGGAVLTGTGRRVLGLYRRFEANAAASGESGLAELQAMLRASPDKG; this is translated from the coding sequence ATGAAGAGCGCCGCACAGCAACCCGCCGTCAGGATTCGCATCGTCTTCGGAGAGGGCGAGATGATCGGCCCCGGCAAGGCCGATCTCCTCGAACGGATCGAAAGCACCGGTTCCATTTCGGCGGCCGGCCGCGAGATGGGCATGAGCTACAAGCGCGCCTGGATGCTGGTGGAGACTCTGAACGCCATGTTTCGCGAACCGCTGGTCGAAAGCACGCGCGGCGGCCCGCACGGCGGCGGCGCGGTGCTGACCGGAACAGGCAGGCGGGTGCTCGGACTCTACCGCCGGTTCGAGGCCAATGCCGCCGCCTCGGGCGAAAGCGGCCTCGCGGAACTGCAGGCCATGCTGCGCGCTTCCCCCGACAAAGGCTGA
- a CDS encoding ABC transporter permease, giving the protein MAEAAIGTTEVGSRLLSGPRRVWAEANGIQRAAIIVAVLLLIVAAFASVIAPHEPTAQSLIARLRPPLGFERYKDGYLLGTDELGRDVLSRSLHGLQLTLILAALGATIGLLLGGTLGLVSGIAGGIVDDVIMGAVDAQIAIPFTLIALLTLAIFGSSIEVMVLVLGLYGWEHYARILRGEVRRLMAMPFIEAARAAGASGTRIAFRHVLPNAVSPLVVQFTLSISNIVLLESTLSFLGMGVQPPTATLGSMVGIGRDYLPTAPWIVIVPAVTILLVTFAVQILGDWLRDRADVRLRGR; this is encoded by the coding sequence ATGGCCGAGGCAGCGATCGGAACGACCGAGGTCGGCTCCCGTCTCCTTTCAGGCCCACGGCGGGTCTGGGCGGAAGCGAACGGAATCCAGCGCGCGGCGATCATCGTCGCCGTGCTCCTGCTGATCGTGGCGGCCTTCGCATCGGTCATCGCGCCGCACGAGCCGACCGCGCAGAGCCTGATCGCGCGGCTGCGCCCGCCGCTCGGTTTCGAGCGCTACAAGGACGGCTATCTGCTCGGGACCGATGAACTCGGCCGCGACGTGCTTTCGCGCTCGCTCCATGGCCTGCAGCTCACGCTGATCCTCGCGGCCCTCGGCGCCACCATCGGCCTCCTGCTCGGCGGAACGCTCGGCCTCGTCTCGGGCATCGCCGGCGGGATCGTCGACGACGTGATCATGGGCGCGGTCGACGCCCAGATCGCCATTCCCTTCACCCTCATCGCGCTCCTGACGCTGGCGATCTTCGGCTCTTCCATAGAGGTCATGGTGCTGGTGCTCGGCCTCTACGGCTGGGAGCACTATGCCCGCATCCTGCGCGGCGAGGTCCGGCGGCTGATGGCGATGCCTTTCATCGAGGCGGCGCGCGCGGCCGGCGCATCGGGCACCCGGATCGCATTCCGGCACGTGCTGCCCAACGCGGTCTCGCCGCTCGTCGTCCAGTTCACCCTGTCGATCTCCAACATCGTGCTCCTCGAATCGACTCTCTCGTTCCTCGGCATGGGCGTGCAGCCGCCGACGGCGACGCTCGGATCGATGGTCGGCATCGGCCGCGACTACCTGCCGACGGCGCCGTGGATCGTGATCGTGCCGGCCGTGACCATCCTCCTCGTCACCTTCGCCGTCCAGATCCTCGGCGACTGGCTGCGCGACCGGGCCGACGTGCGGCTGCGCGGCAGATGA